Proteins encoded in a region of the Elaeis guineensis isolate ETL-2024a chromosome 7, EG11, whole genome shotgun sequence genome:
- the LOC105048489 gene encoding probable UDP-3-O-acyl-N-acetylglucosamine deacetylase 1, mitochondrial isoform X4: protein MAGEGRYFVSGLSRSRVPAKIDHAVDSPLCTTLCGDGARVRTVEHLLSALEACGVDNCRIEIESGDEVPLLDGSAKGWVEAIEQVGLCAAENSCGHNMDKLAPELHEPMYLRRNDSFVAAFPSSKVQITYGIDFPKVPAIGCQWFSSFLDASIYLKEIASSRTFCIYEEVERMRNAGLIQGGSAENAIVCSANAGWLNPPLRFHDEPCRHKVLDLVGDFSLFAQNGNQGLLLAHIIAYKAGHSLHTEFVRSLLNVCG from the exons ATGGCCGGCGAGGGGCGGTACTTCGTCTCCGGGCTCAGCCGGTCGAGGGTCCCCGCCAAGATCGACCACGCCGTGGACTCCCCCCTCTGCACCACTCTTTGCGGCGATGGGGCTAGGGTCCGGACCGTCGAGCACCTCCTCTCGGCTCTGGAGGCGTGTGGGGTCGATAACTGCCGCATCGAGATCGAAAGCGGAGACGAG GTCCCTTTGTTAGATGGTTCGGCAAAAGGATGGGTTGAGGCGATAGAACAAGTTGGGTTGTGTGCTGCAGAGAATTCCTGTGGCCATAATATGGATAAACTAGCACCCGAGCTGCATGAGCCTATGTATTTAAGGAGGAACGATTCTTTTGTAGCTGCCTTCCCATCCTCCAAAGTTCAGATCACTTATGGAATAGACTTTCCaaag GTGCCTGCTATTGGTTGTCAGTGGTTCTCTTCTTTCTTGGATGCCTCTATATACTTGAAAGAAATAGCTTCTTCAAGAACCTTTTGCATATATGAGGAG GTTGAAAGAATGCGCAATGCTGGGCTGATTCAAGGAGGATCAGCTGAAAATGCCATTGTTTGCAG TGCCAATGCTGGTTGGTTAAATCCACCACTACGTTTTCATGATGAACCTTGTCGCCACAAAGTTTTAGATCTTGTGGGGGACTTTTCTCTCTTTGCACAAAATGGTAACCAAGGGCTTTTGCTTGCGCATATAATTGCATATAAG GCTGGTCATTCGCTGCATACTGAATTTGTGCGAAGCCTCTTGAATGTATGTGGATAG
- the LOC105048489 gene encoding probable UDP-3-O-acyl-N-acetylglucosamine deacetylase 1, mitochondrial isoform X1: MSPRGCLSAYSRALKPFSRAISWKPTGRPQQTLISEVSRSGTGLHSGASTTARLLPAMAGEGRYFVSGLSRSRVPAKIDHAVDSPLCTTLCGDGARVRTVEHLLSALEACGVDNCRIEIESGDEVPLLDGSAKGWVEAIEQVGLCAAENSCGHNMDKLAPELHEPMYLRRNDSFVAAFPSSKVQITYGIDFPKVPAIGCQWFSSFLDASIYLKEIASSRTFCIYEEVERMRNAGLIQGGSAENAIVCSANAGWLNPPLRFHDEPCRHKVLDLVGDFSLFAQNGNQGLLLAHIIAYKAGHSLHTEFVRSLLNVCG; this comes from the exons ATGAGCCCGCGAGGTTGCCTCTCTGCTTATAGCCGAGCTCTCAAACCCTTCTCCCGCGCTATCTCATGGAAGCCG ACGGGGAGGCCGCAGCAAACCCTAATCTCGGAAGTGTCGCGATCGGGGACGGGCCTCCACTCCGGCGCCTCCACGACCGCGCGGCTCCTGCCCGCGATGGCCGGCGAGGGGCGGTACTTCGTCTCCGGGCTCAGCCGGTCGAGGGTCCCCGCCAAGATCGACCACGCCGTGGACTCCCCCCTCTGCACCACTCTTTGCGGCGATGGGGCTAGGGTCCGGACCGTCGAGCACCTCCTCTCGGCTCTGGAGGCGTGTGGGGTCGATAACTGCCGCATCGAGATCGAAAGCGGAGACGAG GTCCCTTTGTTAGATGGTTCGGCAAAAGGATGGGTTGAGGCGATAGAACAAGTTGGGTTGTGTGCTGCAGAGAATTCCTGTGGCCATAATATGGATAAACTAGCACCCGAGCTGCATGAGCCTATGTATTTAAGGAGGAACGATTCTTTTGTAGCTGCCTTCCCATCCTCCAAAGTTCAGATCACTTATGGAATAGACTTTCCaaag GTGCCTGCTATTGGTTGTCAGTGGTTCTCTTCTTTCTTGGATGCCTCTATATACTTGAAAGAAATAGCTTCTTCAAGAACCTTTTGCATATATGAGGAG GTTGAAAGAATGCGCAATGCTGGGCTGATTCAAGGAGGATCAGCTGAAAATGCCATTGTTTGCAG TGCCAATGCTGGTTGGTTAAATCCACCACTACGTTTTCATGATGAACCTTGTCGCCACAAAGTTTTAGATCTTGTGGGGGACTTTTCTCTCTTTGCACAAAATGGTAACCAAGGGCTTTTGCTTGCGCATATAATTGCATATAAG GCTGGTCATTCGCTGCATACTGAATTTGTGCGAAGCCTCTTGAATGTATGTGGATAG
- the LOC105048489 gene encoding probable UDP-3-O-acyl-N-acetylglucosamine deacetylase 1, mitochondrial isoform X3 has product MSPRGCLSAYSRALKPFSRAISWKPTGRPQQTLISEVSRSGTGLHSGASTTARLLPAMAGEGRYFVSGLSRSRVPAKIDHAVDSPLCTTLCGDGARVRTVEHLLSALEACGVDNCRIEIESGDEVPLLDGSAKGWVEAIEQVGLCAAENSCGHNMDKLAPELHEPMYLRRNDSFVAAFPSSKVQITYGIDFPKVPAIGCQWFSSFLDASIYLKEIASSRTFCIYEEVERMRNAGLIQGGSAENAIVCRLVIRCILNLCEAS; this is encoded by the exons ATGAGCCCGCGAGGTTGCCTCTCTGCTTATAGCCGAGCTCTCAAACCCTTCTCCCGCGCTATCTCATGGAAGCCG ACGGGGAGGCCGCAGCAAACCCTAATCTCGGAAGTGTCGCGATCGGGGACGGGCCTCCACTCCGGCGCCTCCACGACCGCGCGGCTCCTGCCCGCGATGGCCGGCGAGGGGCGGTACTTCGTCTCCGGGCTCAGCCGGTCGAGGGTCCCCGCCAAGATCGACCACGCCGTGGACTCCCCCCTCTGCACCACTCTTTGCGGCGATGGGGCTAGGGTCCGGACCGTCGAGCACCTCCTCTCGGCTCTGGAGGCGTGTGGGGTCGATAACTGCCGCATCGAGATCGAAAGCGGAGACGAG GTCCCTTTGTTAGATGGTTCGGCAAAAGGATGGGTTGAGGCGATAGAACAAGTTGGGTTGTGTGCTGCAGAGAATTCCTGTGGCCATAATATGGATAAACTAGCACCCGAGCTGCATGAGCCTATGTATTTAAGGAGGAACGATTCTTTTGTAGCTGCCTTCCCATCCTCCAAAGTTCAGATCACTTATGGAATAGACTTTCCaaag GTGCCTGCTATTGGTTGTCAGTGGTTCTCTTCTTTCTTGGATGCCTCTATATACTTGAAAGAAATAGCTTCTTCAAGAACCTTTTGCATATATGAGGAG GTTGAAAGAATGCGCAATGCTGGGCTGATTCAAGGAGGATCAGCTGAAAATGCCATTGTTTGCAG GCTGGTCATTCGCTGCATACTGAATTTGTGCGAAGCCTCTTGA
- the LOC105048489 gene encoding probable UDP-3-O-acyl-N-acetylglucosamine deacetylase 1, mitochondrial isoform X6 → MSPRGCLSAYSRALKPFSRAISWKPTGRPQQTLISEVSRSGTGLHSGASTTARLLPAMAGEGRYFVSGLSRSRVPAKIDHAVDSPLCTTLCGDGARVRTVEHLLSALEACGVDNCRIEIESGDEVPLLDGSAKGWVEAIEQVGLCAAENSCGHNMDKLAPELHEPMYLRRNDSFVAAFPSSKVQITYGIDFPKVERMRNAGLIQGGSAENAIVCRLVIRCILNLCEAS, encoded by the exons ATGAGCCCGCGAGGTTGCCTCTCTGCTTATAGCCGAGCTCTCAAACCCTTCTCCCGCGCTATCTCATGGAAGCCG ACGGGGAGGCCGCAGCAAACCCTAATCTCGGAAGTGTCGCGATCGGGGACGGGCCTCCACTCCGGCGCCTCCACGACCGCGCGGCTCCTGCCCGCGATGGCCGGCGAGGGGCGGTACTTCGTCTCCGGGCTCAGCCGGTCGAGGGTCCCCGCCAAGATCGACCACGCCGTGGACTCCCCCCTCTGCACCACTCTTTGCGGCGATGGGGCTAGGGTCCGGACCGTCGAGCACCTCCTCTCGGCTCTGGAGGCGTGTGGGGTCGATAACTGCCGCATCGAGATCGAAAGCGGAGACGAG GTCCCTTTGTTAGATGGTTCGGCAAAAGGATGGGTTGAGGCGATAGAACAAGTTGGGTTGTGTGCTGCAGAGAATTCCTGTGGCCATAATATGGATAAACTAGCACCCGAGCTGCATGAGCCTATGTATTTAAGGAGGAACGATTCTTTTGTAGCTGCCTTCCCATCCTCCAAAGTTCAGATCACTTATGGAATAGACTTTCCaaag GTTGAAAGAATGCGCAATGCTGGGCTGATTCAAGGAGGATCAGCTGAAAATGCCATTGTTTGCAG GCTGGTCATTCGCTGCATACTGAATTTGTGCGAAGCCTCTTGA
- the LOC105048489 gene encoding probable UDP-3-O-acyl-N-acetylglucosamine deacetylase 1, mitochondrial isoform X5: MSPRGCLSAYSRALKPFSRAISWKPTGRPQQTLISEVSRSGTGLHSGASTTARLLPAMAGEGRYFVSGLSRSRVPAKIDHAVDSPLCTTLCGDGARVRTVEHLLSALEACGVDNCRIEIESGDEVPLLDGSAKGWVEAIEQVGLCAAENSCGHNMDKLAPELHEPMYLRRNDSFVAAFPSSKVQITYGIDFPKVPAIGCQWFSSFLDASIYLKEIASSRTFCIYEEVERMRNAGLIQGGSAENAIVCSLLEANWC; encoded by the exons ATGAGCCCGCGAGGTTGCCTCTCTGCTTATAGCCGAGCTCTCAAACCCTTCTCCCGCGCTATCTCATGGAAGCCG ACGGGGAGGCCGCAGCAAACCCTAATCTCGGAAGTGTCGCGATCGGGGACGGGCCTCCACTCCGGCGCCTCCACGACCGCGCGGCTCCTGCCCGCGATGGCCGGCGAGGGGCGGTACTTCGTCTCCGGGCTCAGCCGGTCGAGGGTCCCCGCCAAGATCGACCACGCCGTGGACTCCCCCCTCTGCACCACTCTTTGCGGCGATGGGGCTAGGGTCCGGACCGTCGAGCACCTCCTCTCGGCTCTGGAGGCGTGTGGGGTCGATAACTGCCGCATCGAGATCGAAAGCGGAGACGAG GTCCCTTTGTTAGATGGTTCGGCAAAAGGATGGGTTGAGGCGATAGAACAAGTTGGGTTGTGTGCTGCAGAGAATTCCTGTGGCCATAATATGGATAAACTAGCACCCGAGCTGCATGAGCCTATGTATTTAAGGAGGAACGATTCTTTTGTAGCTGCCTTCCCATCCTCCAAAGTTCAGATCACTTATGGAATAGACTTTCCaaag GTGCCTGCTATTGGTTGTCAGTGGTTCTCTTCTTTCTTGGATGCCTCTATATACTTGAAAGAAATAGCTTCTTCAAGAACCTTTTGCATATATGAGGAG GTTGAAAGAATGCGCAATGCTGGGCTGATTCAAGGAGGATCAGCTGAAAATGCCATTGTTTGCAG CTTGCTTGAAGCCAATTGGTGCTGA
- the LOC105048489 gene encoding probable UDP-3-O-acyl-N-acetylglucosamine deacetylase 1, mitochondrial isoform X7 codes for MSPRGCLSAYSRALKPFSRAISWKPTGRPQQTLISEVSRSGTGLHSGASTTARLLPAMAGEGRYFVSGLSRSRVPAKIDHAVDSPLCTTLCGDGARVRTVEHLLSALEACGVDNCRIEIESGDEVPLLDGSAKGWVEAIEQVGLCAAENSCGHNMDKLAPELHEPMYLRRNDSFVAAFPSSKVQITYGIDFPKVERMRNAGLIQGGSAENAIVCSLLEANWC; via the exons ATGAGCCCGCGAGGTTGCCTCTCTGCTTATAGCCGAGCTCTCAAACCCTTCTCCCGCGCTATCTCATGGAAGCCG ACGGGGAGGCCGCAGCAAACCCTAATCTCGGAAGTGTCGCGATCGGGGACGGGCCTCCACTCCGGCGCCTCCACGACCGCGCGGCTCCTGCCCGCGATGGCCGGCGAGGGGCGGTACTTCGTCTCCGGGCTCAGCCGGTCGAGGGTCCCCGCCAAGATCGACCACGCCGTGGACTCCCCCCTCTGCACCACTCTTTGCGGCGATGGGGCTAGGGTCCGGACCGTCGAGCACCTCCTCTCGGCTCTGGAGGCGTGTGGGGTCGATAACTGCCGCATCGAGATCGAAAGCGGAGACGAG GTCCCTTTGTTAGATGGTTCGGCAAAAGGATGGGTTGAGGCGATAGAACAAGTTGGGTTGTGTGCTGCAGAGAATTCCTGTGGCCATAATATGGATAAACTAGCACCCGAGCTGCATGAGCCTATGTATTTAAGGAGGAACGATTCTTTTGTAGCTGCCTTCCCATCCTCCAAAGTTCAGATCACTTATGGAATAGACTTTCCaaag GTTGAAAGAATGCGCAATGCTGGGCTGATTCAAGGAGGATCAGCTGAAAATGCCATTGTTTGCAG CTTGCTTGAAGCCAATTGGTGCTGA
- the LOC105048489 gene encoding probable UDP-3-O-acyl-N-acetylglucosamine deacetylase 1, mitochondrial isoform X2, which translates to MSPRGCLSAYSRALKPFSRAISWKPTGRPQQTLISEVSRSGTGLHSGASTTARLLPAMAGEGRYFVSGLSRSRVPAKIDHAVDSPLCTTLCGDGARVRTVEHLLSALEACGVDNCRIEIESGDEVPLLDGSAKGWVEAIEQVGLCAAENSCGHNMDKLAPELHEPMYLRRNDSFVAAFPSSKVQITYGIDFPKVERMRNAGLIQGGSAENAIVCSANAGWLNPPLRFHDEPCRHKVLDLVGDFSLFAQNGNQGLLLAHIIAYKAGHSLHTEFVRSLLNVCG; encoded by the exons ATGAGCCCGCGAGGTTGCCTCTCTGCTTATAGCCGAGCTCTCAAACCCTTCTCCCGCGCTATCTCATGGAAGCCG ACGGGGAGGCCGCAGCAAACCCTAATCTCGGAAGTGTCGCGATCGGGGACGGGCCTCCACTCCGGCGCCTCCACGACCGCGCGGCTCCTGCCCGCGATGGCCGGCGAGGGGCGGTACTTCGTCTCCGGGCTCAGCCGGTCGAGGGTCCCCGCCAAGATCGACCACGCCGTGGACTCCCCCCTCTGCACCACTCTTTGCGGCGATGGGGCTAGGGTCCGGACCGTCGAGCACCTCCTCTCGGCTCTGGAGGCGTGTGGGGTCGATAACTGCCGCATCGAGATCGAAAGCGGAGACGAG GTCCCTTTGTTAGATGGTTCGGCAAAAGGATGGGTTGAGGCGATAGAACAAGTTGGGTTGTGTGCTGCAGAGAATTCCTGTGGCCATAATATGGATAAACTAGCACCCGAGCTGCATGAGCCTATGTATTTAAGGAGGAACGATTCTTTTGTAGCTGCCTTCCCATCCTCCAAAGTTCAGATCACTTATGGAATAGACTTTCCaaag GTTGAAAGAATGCGCAATGCTGGGCTGATTCAAGGAGGATCAGCTGAAAATGCCATTGTTTGCAG TGCCAATGCTGGTTGGTTAAATCCACCACTACGTTTTCATGATGAACCTTGTCGCCACAAAGTTTTAGATCTTGTGGGGGACTTTTCTCTCTTTGCACAAAATGGTAACCAAGGGCTTTTGCTTGCGCATATAATTGCATATAAG GCTGGTCATTCGCTGCATACTGAATTTGTGCGAAGCCTCTTGAATGTATGTGGATAG
- the LOC105048488 gene encoding microtubule-associated protein 70-1: MADLSGGGGEGHGAEAGGGNAPPPSAAPAVLTASASFKGEGKVGPALRRRPSIKPSLEAEEFINMLHGSDPVRVELSRLENEVRDKDRELGEAQAEIKALKLSERAREKAVEELTEELAKADGKLKLTESLLENKNLEVKKINDEKKAALAAQFAAEATLRRVHAAQKDDDMPPIEAILAPLEAELKLARQEIAKLQDDNRALDRLTKSKEAALLEAERTVQIALAKASMVDDLQNKNQELMKQIEICQEENKILDKMHRQKVAEVEKLSQTVKELEEAVLAGGAAANVVRDYQRKVQEMNEEMKTLDRELARAKVTANRVAVVVANEWKDANDKVMPVRQWLEERRFLQGEMQQLRDKLAIAERTARSEAQLKEKYQLRLKVLEEGLRMSANGSNRTNVEGRSVSNGPSRRQSLGGAENIFKSSPNGFLSRRPSFQSRSSLSSSTCAVLKYAKGTSKSFDGGTRSLDRGKVFANGSGLSLNKSSDATRDNEAHGSWKENPDEKPNELPNVDTDDCVSGLLYDMLQKEVITLRKACYEKDQSLKDKDDAIEMLAKKVDTLTKAMEVEAKKMRREVAVMEKEVAAIRAEKDQDNRAKRLGSSKGPVNSSQLLPGRNVPRSGLMRNVQ; this comes from the exons ATGGCCGATCTGAGTGGCGGTGGCGGTGAGGGGCATGGGGCGGAGGCTGGGGGAGGAAATGCGCCACCGCCTTCGGCGGCGCCGGCAGTGCTGACGGCGTCGGCGTCGTTCAAGGGGGAAGGGAAGGTGGGGCCGGCGCTGAGGCGGAGGCCTTCGATCAAGCCGAGCTTGGAGGCGGAGGAGTTCATAAATATGCTCCATGGATCCGATCCGGTGAGGGTCGAACTCAGTCGACTGGAGAATGAAGTCAGAG ACAAAGATCGGGAATTAGGGGAGGCGCAGGCGGAAATTAAGGCACTTAAGTTGTCAGAGCGTGCCAGGGAGAAGGCAGTGGAAGAG CTGACGGAAGAATTGGCTAAGGCGGACGGAAAGCTCAAGCTAACTGAATCGCTTTTAGAAAACAAG AATCTTGAAGTTAAGAAGATAAATGATGAGAAGAAAGCCGCCTTGGCTGCTCAGTTTGCAGCAGAGGCTACACTTAGAAGAGTTCATGCAGCTCAGAAGGATGATGACATGCCCCCCATTGAAGCCATTCTTGCACCACTTGAGGCAGAGTTGAAGCTAGCTCGCCAAGAG ATTGCAAAGCTGCAGGATGACAACAGGGCATTAGATCGTCTTACAAAATCAAAGGAAGCAGCTCTACTAGAAGCAGAAAGGACTGTTCAGATTGCACTGGCAAAGGCTTCCATGGTGGATGATTTACAAAACAAGAACCAAGAGTTGATGAAACAGATTGAAATCTGTCAG GAAGAAAACAAGATTCTGGATAAAATGCACCGCCAAAAGGTTGCTGAGGTTGAAAAGCTTAGCCAGACAGTAAAGGAGCTAGAAGAGGCTGTCCTTGCAGGTGGTGCTGCTGCAAATGTTGTTAGGGATTACCAGCGGAAAGTTCAGGAGATGAAT GAAGAGATGAAAACCCTAGACCGGGAACTAGCCCGTGCAAAGGTTACTGCTAATAGGGTTGCGGTTGTAGTTGCAAATGAATGGAAAGATGCTAATGACAAAGTAATGCCTGTTAGACAATGGCTTGAGGAGCGAAGATTCTTGCAG GGAGAGATGCAGCAACTTCGGGATAAGCTTGCCATTGCAGAACGCACTGCACGATCTGAAGCTCAGTTAAAA GAAAAATACCAGTTACGGCTTAAGGTATTAGAAGAGGGATTGAGAATGTCTGCAAATGGTAGCAACCGCACCAATGTAGAGGGAAGGAGTGTCAGTAATGGCCCTTCACGTCGCCAGTCCCTTGGTGGTGCAGAGAATATTTTCAAGAGTTCTCCTAATGGCTTTCTTTCTAGGAGGCCATCTTTTCAGTCGAGATCTTCTCTATCTAGCAGCACATGTGCAGTACTCAAATATGCTAAAGGGACATCAAAGTCATTTGATGGTGGCACTAGGTCATTGGATCGTGGTAAAGTCTTTGCAAATGGATCTGGTCTCTCACTGAACAAATCTTCTGATGCAACAAGAGACAATGAGGCACACGGCAGTTGGAAGGAAAATCCAGATGAGAAACCCAATGAGCTCCCCAATGTTGATACAGATGATTGTGTCTCTGGACTGTTGTATGATATGCTGCAAAAGGAGGTGATCACCCTGAGAAAAGCATGTTATGAAAAGGATCAAAGCCTGAAAGATAAGGATGATGCAATCGAG ATGCTGGCAAAGAAGGTTGATACATTGACAAAAGCTATGGAAGTGGAGGCCAAGAAAATGAGAAGAGAAGTAGCTGTTATGGAGAAGGAGGTGGCTGCCATACGAGCAGAGAAAGACCAAGATAACAGGGCTAAGCGGCTTGGCAGTTCCAAGGGTCCTGTAAATAGTTCCCAGTTGCTCCCGGGGAG